A stretch of DNA from Longimicrobium terrae:
TGCGGTTCAACCGGCCGTTCATCAGCCAGGCCAACGAGGACGGCGTGTACGATTCGCTGCGCGTGGTGCCCAACCGCCGCCGCTTTGCGCGCGACGGAACCGAGTTTCCCGCGCTGGGCTACGACCGCGGCCTGCTGCGCCGCGGCGCGCTGCCGGACGGGCTGTGGGAGCGGGACGAGGCGAACGGCGTGCTGGAGGTGCGCATTCCCTGGGGGCTGCTGAACGTGACGGACCCCAGCGAGCGCCGCGTGCTGCAGGACCCCGAGGGACAGGTGCCGGGCGACTTCGGCACCACCACGGTGGATGGTGTGCGCATCGTCGCCGCCGCGCGGGAAGGCTCGGCGTGGCGGCAGTGGCCGGCCTCGGGGCGCGCGGCGGACGTGGCGCTCTTTGCCTGGCCCACGTGGGAAGAGCCGAAGTGGCGCGCCCGCGAGCGTCCGGTCTATGGCGCCATGCGTGAGGTGTTCCGCACCCTGCGTCCGGCCGGGGAGGCGGGAGGCGGACGATGAAGCGCGCCCTCCTTCTCGCGGCGGCGCTGCTGGTGTGCGCCGTCCCCGCCCGCGCGCAGGACGAGGCGGACCGCGCCTGGGCCGCCGGCGACACCCGCGCCGCGCAGCCGCTGTACGAGGCGCGGCTGGCCGCGGACAGCACGGACGTGCGCGCGCTGCACCGCGTGGGCCTGCTGCGCGCCTGGGCGGAGCGCTACGACGAGGCGATGGCCTTGTTCGACCGTGCGCTGCGGCTGGAGCCGGGCAACCGCGACATCCAGATCGACCGGGCGCGCGTGCTCGCTTGGCGCGGCGATCCCTCCGCGGGAGCCGCGGCGCTGGAGCCGCTGCTGGCGGCGGAGCCGGGCTACCTGCCCGCGCTGCAGGCGAGGGCGCAGTTCTTTTCCTGGGCGGGGGACTACGACGAGGCGCTGTCCACGTACGGCCGCATCGCCGAGATCACGCCGGAGGACCGCTCCGTGGGGCTGGACCAGGCGCGGGTCCTGGCGTGGGCCTCCCGCTTCCGCGCCGCGGAGGCCGCGTACGATTCGCTTCTCCAGCGCAATCCGCGCGACGTGCCCACGCTGCTGGGGCTGGCGCAGGTCCTTTCCTGGGCGGCGCGGCTGGATTCGGCGGAGGTCGTCTACCAGAACGTGCTCCGCATCGCCCCGGATGAGGCCGAGGCGCTGCGCGGGCTGGCGCGCACGGCGGCGTGGCGCGGCAAGCTGGTGCTGGCGGAGGACCGCTGGCGGCAGGTCCTCGCCCGCAACGCGAACGATGCGTCCGCGTGGGTGGGCCTTTCGCAGACGCTGCGCTGGCAGGGGCGCGACGGGCCGGCGCTGGCTGCGGCGGAGCGCGCCGTGCGCATCGCCCCCACGGACCGCGACGCGCGCGAGGCGCTGCGGTGGGCGCGCATGCCCATCGCCCCGCGGGTGAGCGCCGCGCAGGTGTACGAGACAGATTCGGATGACAACCGCATCATGACCACCTCGGCGACCGCGGCGTATCGCCCGGTGGCCAGCGTGGAACTGCGGGCGGACGCCTACACGCGGCAGAGCGAGGTCGGCGAGGATAACGTCGGGGAAGGATTCTACATCGACACCCGCACCGTCGGCGGCGCGCTGACGCTGTGGACGCAGTTGGAGCCGGGGTGGAGCCTGTCCGGCACCGTGGGCGCCAGCGACCTGGACAACGCGGAGAATATCATCCCCACGCTGCGTGCCTCGCTGGGCACGCCGGCGCGCTACGCGGTGACCGGCGGACTGAACGTGGGCCGCTATCCCCTAGACGCCACCGCGGTGCTCATCGAAAACGAGGTGTACGTGGACGAGCTTTCCGCGTACAGCAGCTGGTCGCCAGCGCAGGGGTGGACGGTGTCGGGCGGGGCGGGGGGCGCGCGCTTCACCAGCCGCGAATCGGACGAGAGCAACGAGCGGTGGAACGGCAGCCTTGCGGTCGCGCGGCGGCTGTCGCGCCCGATCACGCTCGG
This window harbors:
- a CDS encoding tetratricopeptide repeat protein; this translates as MKRALLLAAALLVCAVPARAQDEADRAWAAGDTRAAQPLYEARLAADSTDVRALHRVGLLRAWAERYDEAMALFDRALRLEPGNRDIQIDRARVLAWRGDPSAGAAALEPLLAAEPGYLPALQARAQFFSWAGDYDEALSTYGRIAEITPEDRSVGLDQARVLAWASRFRAAEAAYDSLLQRNPRDVPTLLGLAQVLSWAARLDSAEVVYQNVLRIAPDEAEALRGLARTAAWRGKLVLAEDRWRQVLARNANDASAWVGLSQTLRWQGRDGPALAAAERAVRIAPTDRDAREALRWARMPIAPRVSAAQVYETDSDDNRIMTTSATAAYRPVASVELRADAYTRQSEVGEDNVGEGFYIDTRTVGGALTLWTQLEPGWSLSGTVGASDLDNAENIIPTLRASLGTPARYAVTGGLNVGRYPLDATAVLIENEVYVDELSAYSSWSPAQGWTVSGGAGGARFTSRESDESNERWNGSLAVARRLSRPITLGLGVRAFGFRRDLTDGYFDPDFYGLAEMTARWLRETRHWSLNAEVAPGLQKVRSDGDPSGSVRGAGSIAYVFVPGRRVVLSGNFANTGLSQLSAGDAGNYRYRSVSLAGAWTF